A portion of the Lolium rigidum isolate FL_2022 chromosome 1, APGP_CSIRO_Lrig_0.1, whole genome shotgun sequence genome contains these proteins:
- the LOC124647992 gene encoding aspartyl protease family protein At5g10770-like, translating into MASLSALHCLLLVFVLLCGGALAASPRRYLSVTVDNLISSKAQAQVNCYDPDRTMPAAATSGNRLAIHTSCGRRPEQSMSQRDILVHDRARLSAVLERSAASGAMPPVPAISFPPISLAPVPGPASPPSATIPDRPDLETVEFVVVVGFGTPAQPSTLMFDTGSDVSWTQCQPCTGHCYKQEGPLFDPSKSSTYGVVPCGAGACKFAGGRCNGTTCLYSVHYGDGSSTAGALSEETLTFTSSRAFSSFVFGCGTTNLGDFGEVDGLLGLGRGILALPSQTTASFGGSFSYCLPSFNSTPGYLSIGTTPVMGQVQYTYTMQGNKPAPGFDELDTCYDFSGQGAIVIPAVSLIFSDGAIFDLNFYGIMIFPDQTQPAVGCLAFVGSPTGMPFSVIGNTQQRSTEVIYNVGGQRIGFVPNSC; encoded by the exons ATGGCGTCGTTGTCAGCGCTGCACTGCTTGCTGCTGGTGTTTGTTCTTCTCTGTGGCGGTGCTCTGGCAGCGTCCCCACGGCGCTACCTCTCCGTCACGGTTGACAACCTCATCAGCTCCAAGGCACAAGCCCAAGTCAACTGCTATGATCCCGACAGAACGATGCCAGCTG CTGCAACTTCCGGCAACAGGCTTGCCATCCACACTTCTTGCGGCCGCAGGCCCGAGCAATCGATGAGCCAGCGCGACATACTCGTCCACGACAGAGCCCGGCTGAGCGCTGTCCTCGAGAGGTCGGCCGCCTCAGGTGCTATGCCTCCGGTTCCAGCTATCTCCTTCCCTCCTATTTCGCTGGCACCTGTTCCAGGGCCGGCATCGCCACCGTCCGCGACAATCCCCGACCGCCCTGACCTCGAAACGGTGGAGTTCGTCGTCGTTGTCGGCTTCGGCACCCCTGCCCAGCCATCCACCCTCATGTTCGACACCGGCAGCGACGTGTCGTGGACTCAGTGCCAGCCATGCACGGGCCACTGCTACAAGCAGGAGGGTCCTCTCTTCGACCCATCCAAGTCCTCCACCTACGGCGTCGTGCCCTGCGGCGCGGGGGCGTGCAAATTTGCCGGCGGCAGGTGCAACGGCACCACCTGCCTCTACAGCGTCCACTACGGCGACGGCTCGTCCACCGCCGGCGCTCTCTCCGAGGAGACGCTGACGTTCACCTCCTCACGCGCTTTCTCCAGCTTCGTGTTCGGATGCGGCACCACAAACCTCGGCGACTTCGGCGAAGTCGACGGGTTACTCGGCCTCGGCCGCGGCATACTCGCGTTGCCCTCACAAACCACTGCATCGTTCGGAGGCTCATTCTCGTACTGCCTGCCGTCTTTCAACAGCACGCCCGGGTACCTCAGCATCGGCACGACGCCGGTGATGGGCCAGGTCCAATATACT TACACCATGCAGGGGAACAAACCCGCGCCGGGCTTCGACGAACTCGACACCTGCTACGACTTCTCCGGCCAGGGCGCCATAGTCATACCGGCGGTGTCGCTCATATTCAGCGACGGCGCCATTTTCGACCTCAACTTCTACGGGATCATGATATTCCCGGACCAGAcgcagccggccgtcggctgcctcGCCTTCGTGGGGAGTCCCACGGGGATGCCCTTCTCCGTCATCGGCAACACGCAGCAGCGTTCCACCGAGGTCATCTACAACGTTGGAGGGCAGAGGATTGGTTTTGTTCCCAACAGTTGCTAA